One Acidimicrobiia bacterium DNA segment encodes these proteins:
- a CDS encoding methyltransferase domain-containing protein, with protein MRHKATTVLDRLGALWGLLRISDEDYTAYMRSYGELFVDSPENTKADYDQGVALRGYPQGSSNELAELYKVIHLLCTLGSVEKMYMPPTIDPEQSVLQNQILFERMVAEDLQLRPGHKVLDLGCGCGAIAEHMAELTGATPYGVNLDLSQIEKAWRNPNLPSSNFAMGDFNKALEFDDASFDAVYAIQPMTYVSDHDFTFSEVFRVLRPGGRFVINDVAALDAYDRDDEHQRTLIQHTRELTVFGGFWYYRYWEDAYRAAGFELVSSVGRPAVELIKKEVALFDKYEAAFKFLAKWHLIPKKTDMLMQRMNANSQSYIQAEEEELLTLNWHCVGQKPA; from the coding sequence GTGCGACACAAAGCGACGACGGTGTTGGATCGACTCGGCGCACTGTGGGGGCTGCTGAGGATAAGCGACGAGGACTACACCGCCTACATGCGGTCCTACGGCGAGCTTTTCGTGGACTCACCGGAGAACACCAAGGCGGATTACGACCAGGGCGTGGCGCTGCGAGGGTATCCCCAGGGGAGCAGCAACGAGTTGGCCGAGCTCTACAAGGTGATCCACTTGTTGTGCACGCTGGGCTCGGTGGAGAAGATGTACATGCCGCCGACGATCGACCCGGAGCAGTCGGTGTTGCAGAACCAGATTCTCTTCGAGCGGATGGTGGCGGAGGACCTGCAGTTGCGCCCCGGTCACAAAGTGCTCGACCTGGGTTGCGGCTGCGGCGCCATAGCCGAGCACATGGCGGAGTTGACCGGGGCGACCCCCTACGGAGTGAACCTGGATTTGTCGCAGATCGAGAAGGCTTGGCGGAACCCGAACCTGCCGAGCAGCAACTTCGCCATGGGCGATTTCAACAAAGCCCTCGAGTTCGACGACGCCTCGTTCGACGCGGTGTACGCGATCCAACCGATGACCTACGTGAGCGATCACGACTTCACCTTTTCCGAAGTGTTCCGGGTGCTGAGGCCGGGCGGCCGGTTTGTGATCAACGACGTCGCGGCGCTCGATGCCTACGATCGCGATGACGAACACCAGCGCACGTTGATCCAGCACACCAGGGAACTGACGGTGTTCGGAGGGTTCTGGTACTACCGGTACTGGGAGGACGCCTACCGGGCGGCGGGCTTCGAGTTGGTGTCGTCGGTGGGGCGGCCGGCGGTGGAACTGATCAAGAAGGAGGTCGCCTTGTTCGACAAGTACGAAGCGGCGTTCAAGTTCCTGGCCAAGTGGCATCTGATCCCGAAGAAGACCGACATGCTGATGCAGCGCATGAACGCCAACAGCCAGTCCTATATCCAGGCCGAGGAAGAGGAACTTCTCACTCTCAACTGGCATTGCGTGGGCCAGAAGCCCGCCTAG